GGCGGGTGATGTCAAAAGGTCAGTTTGCTGGCAATAGTAAAATCACAAAAATACTCAATGGTTGCGTGATCCTGGAGGAATATCAGGCGGTGTCCGGCTATCAGGGAAAAAGCCTCAATATCTTCGACAAGCAACAACAGCAGTGGCACCAGAGCTGGACCGACAACGCCGGTTTGCTACTGCAACTGAGTGGCAACCGCGACAATAACGGTATGGTGTTGCAAGGTCCGGGGCTGGATAGCGAAGGCAAACCCGTGTTACACCGTATTACCTGGCAACCCAAACAAGATGACACGGTACATCAACACTGGCAGTCTTCTGCCAACGAGGGCAAGTCCTGGCAAACCTTGTTTTATGGTGTTTATCATAAAATTCAATAACCGATGGCGGCGTGCTGATGTGGGACTGACATTTCATTCAGCATAAAAAAGCGCAGACTCGTCTGCGCTTACATCCACCCGTTACTGCGCAGGTATCGCTGGCCAGTAACCCAGTACAAAGTTATCCATCTCCCCTTTTATACTGACATTACCATAGGCACGCACCCTGACCAAAATGCGATATAA
The Pseudoalteromonas viridis DNA segment above includes these coding regions:
- a CDS encoding DUF1579 family protein yields the protein MTIFIKGVDPTYHFDGRQYGMHYQMLIKTFSILLIACCSFALQARSLCDSPHYHAFDFWVGEWRVMSKGQFAGNSKITKILNGCVILEEYQAVSGYQGKSLNIFDKQQQQWHQSWTDNAGLLLQLSGNRDNNGMVLQGPGLDSEGKPVLHRITWQPKQDDTVHQHWQSSANEGKSWQTLFYGVYHKIQ